GGCTAAAGAACTGGTAAAACGGGCAAAAAAAGGAGCGGATTTCGCTGCACTTGCCAGAGAGTACTCAACCTGCCCAAGCAAATCCAAGGGAGGAGATCTCGGCTGGTTCGGGAGCGGTAAGATGGTACCGGAATTCGAACGGGCCTGCTCAAATATGGGTGTCGGCAGCATCAGCGATGTGGTACGAACCCAGTTTGGATTTCATGTTATCAAATTGACAGGAAGAAAGTAGCCTCCGGACATCCGGATCATGTGCTCACTTGATTTTTCCGTCGACCTGGAATAGACTCAGAAATAAGACGTTGAGTGTCGTATACTCTTTTTCCTATGATTGAATCGTTTTGCAATTGTAATGAGAGAGACAAGGAAGCATTTTTCTATCCTTTATCTTTTTTTTCAATTCCACTACTCCTTCAACGTATGATCAAAGATTATCGATCTTTCCCGTTTATTTTTATTTTCCGGTAAGGACACCGGATCAAGGAGTTAGTATGTCGAAGAAGATTTATGTGGGAAATCTTAGCTATGAAGCACGAGAAGAGGATTTGGAATCAATGTTTTCACAATACGGTAGCGTCAGCAGTGCCCGTATCATAACCGACAGGGACACGAACCGTTCCAAAGGCTTTGGTTTTGTTGAAATGGAAGACTCATCCGCAGCCGATGCTGCTATCTCCGCTCTAAATGGAACAGAGTGGAAGAACAGGGAGCTGAAAGTAAACGAAGCCAGGGATAGAAACGACAGACCTCAAAGAGGTGGTTACAGATATTAAATCTGAGCCCCCATTAGGAAGCAGCCAGCCTACGGCTGCTTTATTTTTTACTACGGGAGGAACCTTTTGGCAAAAAATTTTTATTCCTACGAAAAACGGCAACAAGAACTAAAAAAGAAAAAGAAAAAACAGGAAAAGTTGGAAAAAAAGCGGGCAAAAAGCAAAAACAAAAACTCAGAAGAGGAGCCACAGGAGAATTCCTCTGATGCCGAAACGAACAATAACGATTAAACCTGCGCAACAAAGGCACAGATCAATTGGACCCGCATCGGAAGAAGCCGAATGCGGGTTTTTTATTGTGGCCTTACCCACCGTTTTTCATTCAGGTCGGTAAGGGGTCAAGGAATAAAGATATTCTCCCCGCTGAGAACCTTCGCGTAACAATTCAAGCTCCCGGTCAACGGAGGAAGATAACGGCAGCCATACACTTCCAAGCCCATTATAGGTAGTCACCAGAAATGGGGTCAGGAAAGGCAGTCGTAAAACTCGTTCCGGTATCGTATAATCTGCCAGTTCAATTGCTCCCTGGCGCCCTGAGAGTTCGGCTGCCCGTTTAACCGCCGCGTCCATCCCTCCGATTTCATCGACCAGGCCCCTCTCCTGCGCGGCCGAACCGCTCCAGACTCGCCCCTGGGCAATACGATCGACCTCTTCTTTCTTCATATTCCTACCTTCGGCAACGTTTTCGATAAAGTGGTCGTATCCGGACGCAATCATCGCTTTAATCTTTTCCCGTTCCTCCGCCAGTAAGGGCCGATAAGGAGATCCGAAATCGGCTTCGGGGGATTGTTTCACCGTTTCCACAGCGATCTTATGTTCCTCAAGCAGTCGTGAAATATCCGGAGTCATCGCAACAACGCCAATTGAACCGGTCACCGTTTCAGGATAGGCAAAAACGGCATTGGCCCTGGCAGCAATATAATAGGCGCCGGAAGCCGCCATGCTGCCCATCGAAACGACAACTGGCTTGGCATTCTCTCCGGAAACGGTACGGGAAACCGCCCGGGCGATGGAGTCGGAGGCAAGCAGCCCCCCTCCTCCAGAATTGATTCTCAGTACGATAGCATCAATACTATCGTCTTCCCTGGCAAGGGCGATGGAACGGAGAGCGGTATCGGCCCCGACAGACTCTCCGGGAACCCCTTCTCCGCTGTGAATATTTCCGGTCAGATTGATGATGGCAATAGTAAGGGGACGAGGATCACTCCAATCGCGCCGGACCGGTTTTGCAGGAAGCTCATAGGTTTCGACAACATCCATCGCATCCTCTAGTTCATCCCGATACAGAAGCTTATCTACCAGTCCCGCATCCAGGGCCCTCGAAGCCCGAAGATAAGGCCCCCCGGCAAGGATCGTTCCCGCATCTCCGGCCAAACGATCTCCTCGGCCTTCCTGAAGGAGCTGCACAACGGCACGTTCCATGTCGGCAACCAAAACCGTAAGCTCTTCCCGTTCAGGCTCCCGCATGCCCCCTTCGGTAAACGTATCGAAACCGCTTTTGTATGGATGACTTCTAAAATTCTCAAAATTGATGCCGTAGGTATCGAGAAAAGCCGCAAAATAGCTCCTCGTTACCGAGACGCCCTTTAGATCAACGCTTCCCTCGGGATGAAGGTATATCTCGGCACCGCAGGCAGCCGCAAGGAGATAGTCGTCGGTATCAGCGGTATCAAAGTAAAACATCACCTTTTTTCCCTTTTCCCGAAAGTGTTTCAAGGGAACAAGCAATTCCCGAGCCACAGATAGGGATGAAGCAGGGTGTTCGTTGACAAAGATAATCCCGTCGACGAGGGGATCATCCGCAAGCTCGTTCAGACGGCGAATGTGCTCGCGAAGCGTAATGGAATCATCGCCCAAAAGCCGGCGGCCAAATCGTACTACCGAGGGGACCTCACGAACAGGCCCGCCGAAACGATAGCGAACGATGGTATCGTTATGTGCAAGTCTCGGTCGACTCAAGGCATCGGATGCGACCCTCACGAAGAGACTGCTCTCTTTCCCGGCAGCAAGAGGATCACCATCGGTATTCCGCATGGTTCCTCCCACCTGAGTACTATAGAGGGCCAGAGATGCTCCGAGACGTACCGTCTCCGACTCCAGATCGTAGGAAGCATACAGTTCGAGACCCTCGACCGGCTCACTTCGAAGGGAGAGCAGGGGGGCGGAAACACCGGAATCGTCAACGGTGAGATCAAATCCCAGGCCGAGAAACGATGCCGATCCCCCGAGAAGGGCCAGAGGGCGGAAAGCCACTCCTGCAGTGGCGGAAGAAGAGCCTGAAGAGGGGATATCCCACCGCAGGCCGAAACCGAATCCGTCGGAAGGACGCAGCAGAAAACCTCCGGTCCAGGAAGGGGCCGAAGAGCCAAAATCGGTTTCAAGAAGCGCTCCCATATAGGCATTGCGAAAAATAGGGAAGGCAAGATAGAACGCATGGCTCCACGAACATCCTTCCCAGGAAGGGATATATCCCAGATGCCGACCATTAACATAGAAAGCCCCATCGTCGAAGTCTCCATCCGAGTAGCCGGAAAGCTCCAGGGCGAAGCCGGAGGCCCCTCCCCAGGCAGGCAAAGCGGGGTTGACCAAGGGAGCCCGATACCCATTGCCGAGGGCAACCCCTCCTTCCGACGGAGCGGCAAAAAGGGATAAGGCAAAGCAAAGCAACAAACAAAGAATAAAAAAACGCTTCATTTTTCCGTTCCTATGCAAGGCGTCTCATCAGCTTCCTCATCTTCCTTAAAAAGGAACTTTTCCATGGCCTCGTGGGCACCCTCGGCAGAACGAAGGTTCTCTTCCGCACTCTGTCCCGCACCTTTCACGACCGAATTTAGGTTCTGACTACTCTCATGAACCCGAACAATACTATCGCTGATTCCCCGACTATTCTCTTCGAGGGTATCGATCTCGTGTTTGATGGCCTCGGCACCGGAAGCTATCTCGCCGGCATCTTCCCTGATGGCGGTTGTCGACTCCTTCAGACCATCCAAAGCGACCTGAATCTCCTTACTGCTGACATCCTGCTCCTGCATTGAAGATTTTATCTCCGCCTCAATCCGTACCACCGTACGGATGAGCTCTCTAATGGAAGAGAAATTCGAACCGGCCTGACGCGCCGATCCGGTGATCTCCTGAAATGCGGCGACAATTTCTCGGAGGCTCTGCTCCGTAGATCTGGACTGTTCGGAGGTGTCTTCCGCAAGTTTTCGAATTTCGTCGGCAACAACGGCAAATCCCTTTCCGGCTTCTCCTGCATGGGCGGCCTCTATGGCTGCATTCATCGAAAGAAGGTTGGTCTGGCCGGCTATGGCGGATATCAGCGTATTGGTTTCGAGAAGCTCCTCCGAACGTTCGTTGATTCCTTCGATCATGGCGATGACGGAAGCAAGCTGCTCCTCTCCCACCTGAGAGGTCTCCGAAAGCTGGTCGAAATGCGTACTGGAGGTTATGACCGAATTGCTGACCGACTCGATATTGGCAAGCATCTCCTCGATTGCAGAGGAAGATTGGAGAATAGCATTCGATTGATCTTGCAGTCGCTCACCCAATGTACGGATCCGTCCGGAAATAATCTTTACCGAAGAAGAGACCTCATTCAGTCCTCTTGTATTGTCGGACCCCTTCATAATGACCTCGGTAATGGCGTCGCCTATCAAAGAAAAGGCCTCGTCGGCAGCCTTCATATCCTCACTGAATGCTTCCGCCCTACCGCGCATAGAAACGGTAATATCGCGTAACTTTCGAAAGCTGCAGTTCAACATGCTACTCAGCTCATTAAAATCATGTGCAAGCTTTCCGAACTCATCGGAACGATTGGTTTTTATGGATGAACGAAAATCACCCGATGCGATGAGGCCGAAGTGCGAAGAGACTTCTTTGAGGGGTTTTACAATATGTCTCGAACTGGCCGCAACGGAAAAAGCGAGTAGAAATAGTGCCGCACATGCCATAAGAAGCATAACAAGGGCAATCCTTCGGGGAACCGCGTTGATGAGGCTTTGGGGAATCGAAACGATATAGGTCCAACCGGTATATTGTCCGGCGATCTCGATTGCACTGATCATCTGGCGAACCTGTTCCTTGCTGACTTTGTGCTCGGTTACCGTCTCTTCCGTCGTCCATTCTGCCACAGCCCGGGAAGCGGCACTTACTGTATCCGCAGAATGTATGTCGGAGAGATACCGGCCAATACTTTCAGAAAAGGAGTCCGCAACAATTAAACCGCTCTCGGAAGCGATGGTCGTGAAACCACCGCTGAACTTCTCAATGGCATCGATCATCTCCCCGAGTCCCTTCAGAACAAGATCGCACCCGACAACCCCGAGAAATTGTCCTTTGGAATCAAGAAGCGGCAGAGACATTTTTGTCATATAGACAACGCCGTTCCCTCCCGCCTGCGCGACCTTGGGTTCCGACAGTACAAGCCCGCCGCGCTTTTTGGAAAGCTGGTAATAATCGGCCTTGTAGGCCTCACTTCCCGGGCTTTCCCGTGAGGACCTGATCTGTCCGGATACTCTATCCGCCGAGATGCCGGGAATATCACCACATACTTCAGGTTCAAAAAGGGTCCAAACCGACGAGAGGTCCTCATGGTCCTTCACCATTCCGACCATGAGAGTTTCCATCCGGTCACCCAAAAAGACGTCATTGTCCTCCGATATGAGAGCTTCGCATAAAAAACGAAGTTGAGATAACAAGACATAACTTTTTTCCAGTTCCGCCTCAACAATTCTGGCGCCCTGATCCGCATACATTTTTGCTTCCTGGTCGGCATACGTATGCAGTGCGTCTTCCACCGTCAGACCAACGAAGAGGAAGGTCCCGGCAAACAGGAACGCCCCTATGCCGAGAAAGGTCAACAAGAGACGACTTCGTAAGCTTTTCATTGTATTATTGTACGGTAGAAATCCCGTATGGTACAACAGAGAAAGAAAAAGAAAACTCCTTCGACTTCTATAAAATAAAATCTTGCACCCCCTGATAATTCGGAGTATACTGGGTACGGATAAGTCGTACAGGGTCTTGTAATCCCCCTTGTATGGAAAGTCGGGTAACCTGCAGATGCAGGAGAACCACCTGATTTTACCGTGAATGCGAAAACCGACAATAGAATGAGCTCATCTGTTGACAGGATGTACCTCGTGGCGCAATAGCTTTCGTCCTGGGTTTCTCTGTCTCCGTCGACTTGCATCTGAAAAATAGATATGAAGGAAGGTATTTCATGAAACCGAAGAGATTCAGGTCCTATTCTGCCGCTAATATTGACTCAATTACTCAACTAAAACGACTTTCGGAATCCCAACTGAGGGAGATGCTGGCCGTTGCAAAGGTTTTGCCTTTTCGAACCAACAATTACGTCGTCGAAGAGCTGATAGACTGGAACAACATTCCCGAGGATCCA
This sequence is a window from Sediminispirochaeta bajacaliforniensis DSM 16054. Protein-coding genes within it:
- a CDS encoding peptidylprolyl isomerase, which encodes MEWRASHILVKDQNLAKELVKRAKKGADFAALAREYSTCPSKSKGGDLGWFGSGKMVPEFERACSNMGVGSISDVVRTQFGFHVIKLTGRK
- a CDS encoding RNA recognition motif domain-containing protein, which gives rise to MSKKIYVGNLSYEAREEDLESMFSQYGSVSSARIITDRDTNRSKGFGFVEMEDSSAADAAISALNGTEWKNRELKVNEARDRNDRPQRGGYRY
- the sppA gene encoding signal peptide peptidase SppA, coding for MKRFFILCLLLCFALSLFAAPSEGGVALGNGYRAPLVNPALPAWGGASGFALELSGYSDGDFDDGAFYVNGRHLGYIPSWEGCSWSHAFYLAFPIFRNAYMGALLETDFGSSAPSWTGGFLLRPSDGFGFGLRWDIPSSGSSSATAGVAFRPLALLGGSASFLGLGFDLTVDDSGVSAPLLSLRSEPVEGLELYASYDLESETVRLGASLALYSTQVGGTMRNTDGDPLAAGKESSLFVRVASDALSRPRLAHNDTIVRYRFGGPVREVPSVVRFGRRLLGDDSITLREHIRRLNELADDPLVDGIIFVNEHPASSLSVARELLVPLKHFREKGKKVMFYFDTADTDDYLLAAACGAEIYLHPEGSVDLKGVSVTRSYFAAFLDTYGINFENFRSHPYKSGFDTFTEGGMREPEREELTVLVADMERAVVQLLQEGRGDRLAGDAGTILAGGPYLRASRALDAGLVDKLLYRDELEDAMDVVETYELPAKPVRRDWSDPRPLTIAIINLTGNIHSGEGVPGESVGADTALRSIALAREDDSIDAIVLRINSGGGGLLASDSIARAVSRTVSGENAKPVVVSMGSMAASGAYYIAARANAVFAYPETVTGSIGVVAMTPDISRLLEEHKIAVETVKQSPEADFGSPYRPLLAEEREKIKAMIASGYDHFIENVAEGRNMKKEEVDRIAQGRVWSGSAAQERGLVDEIGGMDAAVKRAAELSGRQGAIELADYTIPERVLRLPFLTPFLVTTYNGLGSVWLPLSSSVDRELELLREGSQRGEYLYSLTPYRPE
- a CDS encoding methyl-accepting chemotaxis protein; translated protein: MKSLRSRLLLTFLGIGAFLFAGTFLFVGLTVEDALHTYADQEAKMYADQGARIVEAELEKSYVLLSQLRFLCEALISEDNDVFLGDRMETLMVGMVKDHEDLSSVWTLFEPEVCGDIPGISADRVSGQIRSSRESPGSEAYKADYYQLSKKRGGLVLSEPKVAQAGGNGVVYMTKMSLPLLDSKGQFLGVVGCDLVLKGLGEMIDAIEKFSGGFTTIASESGLIVADSFSESIGRYLSDIHSADTVSAASRAVAEWTTEETVTEHKVSKEQVRQMISAIEIAGQYTGWTYIVSIPQSLINAVPRRIALVMLLMACAALFLLAFSVAASSRHIVKPLKEVSSHFGLIASGDFRSSIKTNRSDEFGKLAHDFNELSSMLNCSFRKLRDITVSMRGRAEAFSEDMKAADEAFSLIGDAITEVIMKGSDNTRGLNEVSSSVKIISGRIRTLGERLQDQSNAILQSSSAIEEMLANIESVSNSVITSSTHFDQLSETSQVGEEQLASVIAMIEGINERSEELLETNTLISAIAGQTNLLSMNAAIEAAHAGEAGKGFAVVADEIRKLAEDTSEQSRSTEQSLREIVAAFQEITGSARQAGSNFSSIRELIRTVVRIEAEIKSSMQEQDVSSKEIQVALDGLKESTTAIREDAGEIASGAEAIKHEIDTLEENSRGISDSIVRVHESSQNLNSVVKGAGQSAEENLRSAEGAHEAMEKFLFKEDEEADETPCIGTEK